The Streptomyces tendae DNA segment CGGTCGGGGTGCAGCGGCGGATCGAGGTGCTCGGGACCGGCGACCGTGCCCTGTGCCACGGGCATCAGCAGCGACAGCGGGACAGGATCCGCCGCCCAGAAGGACAGCAGCCGCAACAGGGTGGTCGCCTCCGGCAGACCGCTCTCGGCCAGGGAGTCCAGCGACAGCTGCCACGTACGGCCCACCAGGCGGCGGGACTGCCCCGCACCGGTGGCCGGCGCTCCCCGGTCCACCAGGGCCGTCGACTCCTCGCCCAGCCTCCGGTCGTACTCGTCCATGGTCCACGACTCCAGCAACTGGTGGGACAGGTGTGCCCCGGCCAGGGTCAGCGCCAGGGGCAGGCAGCCCAATCGTCGGGCCACCTTCCGTGCCGACTCCGGTGTACCCGCCTCCGGGGCCAGGTCACGCAGGACCTGGGTGGCGTCCTCCAGGGGCAGCACACCGACCCGGTGACTGCTCACTGCCGGGGCGCGCCACAGCGGGGAGGTCGCGTGGCGGGTGGTCACCAGCACCGTCCCCGAAGGGCTCGTGCGCAGCCAGGCGCCTTCCTCCAGAACGGCCGGGTCGTCGGCGTTGTCGAGGACCAGCAGCCAGGGCTCCGCCGAGTGGTCCAGGTAGTGCCAGACCAGGTCGGCCGCGGCGCGCCGGCCACCGGCCGCGGCGGCCAGTTCGCCGCCCGTGGCGCCGCGGTCGCCCGCGACGGCGAGCATGCCCGCGCGCAGCGACACGCGTTCGGAGGCGTTGACCCACAGGCCGACCCGGCCGTGGTCCCGCACGGTCTCGGTGAACAGGGCGTGGGCCACCGCCGTCTTGCCACAGCCGCCCATGCCGTGCAGGACCTGGATGTCGCCGCCCGGTCCGGCCACGGCCGCCCGTAAGCGTTCCATGAGGTCGGTGCGGTCCCGAAGGACGCCGGGGGCGCGGCCGACCAGGGGAAGGCGGACGGAGTCGGGAGCGGCCCGTCTGGGTTCGGCCGGGGTCACCACGTGGCGGCCGAACAGCGGGGCCGAGCCCGGGGCGTAGTGGTGCACGTGTTCTTCGATGTACTGGTCGCCACCGGTCTGGTAGACCCGGGCGCTGTCCGACGCGTGGCCCTCCATCGGCGTCGGCACACTCATCGGTCGGTGATGTGCTGGTCTCGTCCGGCCTGGTAGATCCGGGCACTGCCCGACGCCCGGGCCTCCATACGGATCTGCTCCGGCGCGGTGTCGCCGGGCAGCTGCGGGGTCAGCTCGTCCAGGATGCGCCGCAGTTCCTCGGCGGCCTCAGGCCGTGCGAGCAGGAACCGCCGCAGGCGGCCCTGCCATTCGACGGTCAGCTCGGCTTCCGCATCGGCGTCATCGGCCTGGCGCGCGAGGAGCAGGTCCGCACGGCCCGCTTCCAGCTCCTCACCGATGCTCTCCGCTCTGGCGGGCTGGAAGCGGTGCCACAGGGCGACCATGCCGTCCCTCGCCGACTCCCAGGCATTCGTCACCATCAATGTGACGACGGTCGTACCCGCCGTCCCTGCCAGTGCGGCGATCTCCGGATCCACGGTTCCCCCCTACGGCCGGCTCCCGATCCTAGGTCCCCGAGCCGCTCCTTGGACGAGGTTTTCCGCCCAAGGAGGGGTCCTCCTCCACGGCGAGGCGACGTCCCGGACGGCCGCCCGCCTCCACGCCGCCACGGACCACGGCCAGCTGCGCGCGCTCATGTGGACGCCCGCGTCTCAGTCCAGGTGGGTGGGCGCGAACATGCGCAGCACTGCCGGAGGACGACGACCGAGGGCCCGGGTCGAGAGGGACTTGGCGAGGTCCTGTTCCAGGGAGTCGGGGGTGGTCCGTACGCCGGGGACACCGAAGGACTCGGCGAGGGCCACGTAGTCCGGGCGGGTCAGCTCGGTCGCCGTGGGCTCGCCGAAGGCGTCCGTCATGTACTCGCGCAGGATGCCGTAGCCGCCGTCGTCGACGATCAGCCAGGTGACGTCGAGGTCGTACTGGCGGGCCGTGGCCAGCTCGGCGACCGAGTACAGCGCGCCGCCGTCGCCGGAGACCGCCAGCACCGGGCGCGTGGGGTCGGCGGCCGCCGCGCCGAGGGCCGCCGGGAAGCCGTAGCCGAGCCCGCCGGCGCCCTGCGCCGAGTGCAGGTGGTTGGGGCCCATCGCGTCGAACGCGGACCACGCCCAGTAGGCGAGGATCGTCATGTCCCAGAAGGACGGCGAGCCGGTCGGCAGGGCGCGCCGCACGGCCGTCAGCACCTGCTGCTCCAGCGCGAGGTCCTGGGCGTCGATGCGCTCCCGCACCCGGTCCAGCAGCGCGCGCACCCGCGCCGGGGCGGTCTCGTCCTCACGCGGCTCCACCGTCTCCAGCAGCGCCTGGAGGGCGAGGCGGGCGTCCGCGTGGATGCCGATGCCGGGGTGGTTGGACTCCAGCTTGCCGAGGTCGGCCTCGATCTGGATCACCCGGCCGCGCGGCAGGAACGTGTGGTAGTTCGAGGAGAGTTCGCCGAGTCCGGAGCCGACGACGAGCAGGACGTCCGCGTCCTGGAGGAAGTCGGTGGTGTGGCGGTCCTCGATCCAGGACTGGAGCGACAGCGGGTGGGTCCAGGGGAAGGCGCCCTTGCCGCCCGGGGTGGTCACCACGGGCGCCTGGATCCGCTCGGCGAGCTGCCGCAGCTTCCCCGACGCGTCGGAGCGGACCACCCCGCCGCCCGCGATGATCGCCGGGCGTTCGGCGCGGGACAGCAGATGCGCGGCCAGCGCGGTCAGTTCGGGGCGCGGGGGCAGCTCGTCCGGGCTGGCGTCCATCGCCGTCACCACCGGCAGCATCGTCTCGGCGAGCAGCACGTCCTGCGGGATCTCCACCCACACCGGCCCGTGCGGGACGGTGAGCGCCGACTTCCAGGCCGCCGCGATCGCGGAGGGGATCTGGGAGGCCGTACGGACCGTGTGCACGGACTTGACGACCCCCCGGAACGAGGCGGACTGGTCCGGGAGTTCGTGCAGATAGCCGTGGCGTCCGCCGCCGAGGCCGGCGGTCGGCACCTGGCTGCTGATCGCCAGCACCGGGGCGGAC contains these protein-coding regions:
- a CDS encoding tetratricopeptide repeat protein, with the translated sequence MSVPTPMEGHASDSARVYQTGGDQYIEEHVHHYAPGSAPLFGRHVVTPAEPRRAAPDSVRLPLVGRAPGVLRDRTDLMERLRAAVAGPGGDIQVLHGMGGCGKTAVAHALFTETVRDHGRVGLWVNASERVSLRAGMLAVAGDRGATGGELAAAAGGRRAAADLVWHYLDHSAEPWLLVLDNADDPAVLEEGAWLRTSPSGTVLVTTRHATSPLWRAPAVSSHRVGVLPLEDATQVLRDLAPEAGTPESARKVARRLGCLPLALTLAGAHLSHQLLESWTMDEYDRRLGEESTALVDRGAPATGAGQSRRLVGRTWQLSLDSLAESGLPEATTLLRLLSFWAADPVPLSLLMPVAQGTVAGPEHLDPPLHPDRVEPALRALLDHSLAELVETDGHRCVKAHGVLLDSVAAGVSDAQRVLLAGMALRLLRAALPPEGAASPRGRSQVRLLAPHVTGLLHRSRRYGLVTAESVRTATRVARLVYEAGDWTAALSLAATAARTAAEHLGDEDPATIEARSGQGPILFRLGRYAEAADLLRPVHRDALRTLGPQDPRTLDAAYELQRVLHRLGDLDEARTLLEAVLDGRRDALGDDHVATLKTRCEMLELRLAQDEFDHYLPTAEELVADCGHHLGTEHLVTVWARDAWARGLLRAGRGAEAEDLFRRVLAGQRAGYGDDHPLVLGVLIQLSRAQYAQGKRVEAAASAHEVAEQRAAILGEDHPETVAARAWYAEVGAEGPSGQG